The nucleotide sequence CCCTCCCCCGTGACCGTGGCGCGTGCGATGCCGTATCCGAGAGGGGCGACGACCACAGCACCGGGAGCCGCCTGCTGCAGGAGCGGCCGGGGGATCATGTGCAACCCCACAGTGGCGATGATGCGGTCGTACGGCGCTCGTGTCGGGTAGCCCTCCGCGCCGTCGCCGACGGACACGGTCGGCTTCACCCCGACTGTGCGCAGATGCCGGAGGGCGGTCTCGACGAGGCCGGCGTCGATGTCGACGCTCGTCACGTCGGCGTCCGTGAGTCGGTGGCAGAGCAGGGCCAGGTTGTAGCCGGTGCCGGTGCCCAGCTCGAACACTCGGTGGCCCTCGGCGGCGTCCAGGGCTTCGAGCATTCTCAGCATGATGGATGGCTGGCTGGACGAGCTGGTGGGGACACCATGTCCGTCGAGCTGAGTGGTCAGCGCCGCATCGCTGTAGACCGAGTCCAGGTAGCTGGGGTCCCCCCCAGGCCACGGACTGCCATCCTCCTTCGGCGTTCTGCTGGAAGAAGCGGGGTACGAACACGTGGCGGGGAACGGCGGCGAACGCGTCGCTCCAGCGCCCGGCCGCGAGATCCGCGGCCATCTGCTGACGCGCGGAGGCAGAGGTGCCGCTGTCGGGCCAGGTCATTCGGTTGCTCCCATCAGGTATGCGGCGTGCGCCGCTGCGATCGGCAGACCCGTACGGTTCTCAACCCAGCCCCAGGTGCCGCAAGGGTTGTTCTCGAAGAACACCCACTGCCCCGCGGGCGTTACGGCGAAGTCGAAGGCGCCGAACGCGATGCCGTAGTAGGCGAGGAACCGGCGCACCCCGGTGGCGACATCGGCGGGGACGGCCACGGTGTCGTACTCGATGTGGTTGTAGTCGGTCCGCCAGTCGATACCGGCGGCTTTGCTGGTGGTGATCAGCTTGCCGCCGAAAACATCGCCGCCGACGGCGATCAGACGTACCTCGTACGCCTTGGTGATGTCTTCCTGGACGTAGTGGGCCGTCAGGCGGATGGTGTCGTCGAAGTCCTCCGAGTTGACGCGGTGGGTTGCGACCATCAGGCTGCGGTCTTCGCCGACGTCGAGCCGGCCGCCAAGGACGGGCTTGCAGATCAGCGGTCCGTCCACCTCCTTTGCGAAGGCTCGTGCCGCTTCGAGGTCGTTGGTGATGATGCTCCGCGGCACCATCAGCCCGCAACGCGTCGCGGCGACGAGTTGCTGAGGCTTGTGAGCCGCGACCCGGTCCGCGTGAGGGTCGTTGAGCCATCGAGCACCGGACAGAGCACTCAGGAGGTTGAGGATTGCGGCGTCGGCCTGGTTCTGCGCCCAAGTGGCGTAGGGCTCAGGGACGGAAGCGGCGATCTGCGGACGTGCGGGCCGCCTCCAGTAGACGGCCCGCACCTCTTCGAGCCGCACCGTCCGGCGCCCGTCGTCGATCGTCCCCGTCCAGCCCGATTCCTGGGGCAGGTGATTACCGGTGAGGGTGAGCCGCTGGGGGAACTCCGCGACGTCGAAACGCATCACGGGCACGTTGCGCCGGTTGAGCTGGTCGACGACCATGTCGGCCGCAGCGTCGAGCTGCTCAGCGACAACGAGCACAGGGCGGGCGGCGGCACTCATGACGCCGGCGCGAAGTACGGGTCGGAGACGTCGTCGCCCTTGCCGTCCAGGTTGGT is from Streptomyces cadmiisoli and encodes:
- a CDS encoding methyltransferase domain-containing protein, which encodes MPPRVSRWPRISRPGAGATRSPPFPATCSYPASSSRTPKEDGSPWPGGDPSYLDSVYSDAALTTQLDGHGVPTSSSSQPSIMLRMLEALDAAEGHRVFELGTGTGYNLALLCHRLTDADVTSVDIDAGLVETALRHLRTVGVKPTVSVGDGAEGYPTRAPYDRIIATVGLHMIPRPLLQQAAPGAVVVAPLGYGIARATVTGEGHAVGTFLATPAHFMARRVDGAPPRFDTAREQPPTDSSLPPADLFGRLKFPASLALPGYSSCSWRDDDGNLSAVGLWTSDGSTAIADVSGAVRQYGPQRLWDVVEGLAKVFADAPAREDFRLTITPTRQTVSYGETDGPSWALPSSP
- a CDS encoding MvdC/MvdD family ATP grasp protein is translated as MSAAARPVLVVAEQLDAAADMVVDQLNRRNVPVMRFDVAEFPQRLTLTGNHLPQESGWTGTIDDGRRTVRLEEVRAVYWRRPARPQIAASVPEPYATWAQNQADAAILNLLSALSGARWLNDPHADRVAAHKPQQLVAATRCGLMVPRSIITNDLEAARAFAKEVDGPLICKPVLGGRLDVGEDRSLMVATHRVNSEDFDDTIRLTAHYVQEDITKAYEVRLIAVGGDVFGGKLITTSKAAGIDWRTDYNHIEYDTVAVPADVATGVRRFLAYYGIAFGAFDFAVTPAGQWVFFENNPCGTWGWVENRTGLPIAAAHAAYLMGATE